Proteins from a genomic interval of Bradyrhizobium sp. CCGB01:
- a CDS encoding metallophosphoesterase family protein has protein sequence MTFRIGIISDTHGLLRPEAERGLAGVDHIIHAGDIGRPEIVDALRRIAPVTAIRGNVDSGEWARDYPDTKLVRLTGKSIYVLHDLKTLKVDPGAGMDVIIFGHSHVPKIDTVGGILYLNPGSAGPRRFKLPIKFATLELTPDGMRPEIHDLGGE, from the coding sequence ATGACGTTCAGGATTGGAATCATTTCAGACACGCACGGCCTGTTGCGGCCCGAGGCGGAACGAGGCTTGGCGGGCGTTGATCACATCATTCATGCCGGCGACATCGGGCGCCCCGAGATCGTCGACGCGCTTCGCCGGATCGCGCCTGTCACTGCCATCCGTGGAAACGTAGACAGTGGCGAGTGGGCGCGCGACTACCCCGATACGAAACTCGTACGTCTGACGGGTAAATCGATCTACGTTCTGCACGACCTGAAGACGCTGAAGGTCGATCCCGGCGCCGGCATGGACGTCATCATCTTCGGGCATTCTCACGTGCCGAAGATCGACACGGTCGGTGGCATTCTCTACCTGAATCCCGGCAGCGCGGGACCTCGCCGTTTCAAGCTGCCGATCAAGTTTGCGACGCTCGAACTCACGCCTGACGGCATGCGACCGGAAATCCACGATCTTGGAGGCGAGTGA
- the ligD gene encoding non-homologous end-joining DNA ligase codes for MSRTSTLPKRLQPMLATLTDGPFDDPDWVFEDKYDGFRMIAEIRRGKVSLYSRNGKIISRSYIEVAKALEGVKGDAVIDGELVAIGKDGVSHFQLLQNALRHEAKLLYCAFDLMFQNTVDLRKQPLLNRKERLKAILPRHRLIAFSRHRKAYGTKFFAEAERKGLEGVMAKRADSAYASGSRTADWLKIKTAKRQEVVIAGFTAPRRTRPYFGALVLAVREDDTWRYIGHVGTGFSHKVLEDLHTKLMKLRTPKSPFPTKVKDEAVTTWVKPSLVAEVKFAEWTSKGELRQPVYLGLRSDKRAKDVVRERERPRK; via the coding sequence ATGAGCCGGACGTCGACCCTGCCCAAGCGCTTACAGCCAATGCTCGCTACGCTCACCGACGGGCCGTTCGACGACCCCGACTGGGTTTTCGAGGATAAGTACGATGGCTTCCGGATGATCGCGGAAATCCGGCGGGGCAAGGTTTCGCTCTACAGCCGCAACGGCAAGATCATCAGCCGCAGCTATATCGAGGTCGCCAAAGCGCTGGAGGGCGTGAAGGGCGACGCCGTGATCGATGGCGAACTCGTTGCGATCGGAAAGGACGGCGTCTCGCATTTCCAGCTACTTCAGAACGCACTGCGCCATGAAGCGAAGCTCCTGTATTGCGCCTTCGATCTCATGTTTCAGAACACAGTCGACTTGCGCAAACAGCCTCTTCTCAACCGCAAGGAGCGGCTGAAAGCGATCTTGCCGCGTCACCGGCTGATCGCCTTCAGCCGTCACCGCAAAGCGTACGGTACGAAATTCTTCGCCGAGGCCGAGCGGAAGGGTTTGGAAGGCGTCATGGCGAAGCGCGCCGACAGCGCGTATGCGTCCGGAAGCCGGACGGCGGACTGGCTGAAGATCAAGACAGCAAAGCGGCAGGAAGTGGTGATCGCGGGCTTCACGGCGCCGAGGCGTACAAGACCATACTTCGGCGCCCTGGTCCTCGCCGTGCGGGAAGACGACACATGGCGCTATATCGGACATGTTGGCACTGGCTTCAGCCACAAGGTCCTGGAAGACCTCCACACCAAGCTCATGAAGCTGAGGACCCCGAAATCACCCTTCCCTACCAAAGTGAAGGACGAGGCCGTCACGACTTGGGTCAAGCCCTCGTTGGTTGCCGAGGTCAAATTTGCGGAGTGGACGAGTAAGGGCGAACTGCGCCAGCCCGTCTACCTCGGGCTCAGGTCCGACAAGCGGGCGAAGGACGTCGTGCGTGAGCGAGAACGCCCGCGCAAGTAG
- a CDS encoding DUF3606 domain-containing protein has translation MSQQEAPVAGAKKSKTARGRKQDRARVAGGQDYELQYEAKKTGRSAPAVKKAVKKVGNARKRVEKQLGR, from the coding sequence ATGTCACAACAGGAGGCACCAGTGGCGGGAGCGAAGAAGAGCAAGACGGCCCGTGGAAGGAAGCAGGACCGGGCGCGGGTGGCAGGCGGGCAGGACTACGAACTGCAGTACGAAGCAAAGAAGACCGGAAGGTCGGCGCCAGCGGTGAAGAAGGCCGTCAAAAAGGTTGGCAACGCGCGCAAGCGCGTGGAGAAACAGCTGGGCCGCTGA
- a CDS encoding IS110 family transposase, with the protein MNYFAGLDVSLKRTAICIVDQDGNIVREGVTDTEPEALISWLKNTRFALRRVGLEAGQCSSWLSKGLSEGGLPVICVETRHAKSVMQAQTVKTDRNDARALAQMMRTGWFKAVHIKSEDSQKLRALMGSRRCLLDKQRDLNNHIRAALRTFGFKVGLIGQSRFEERVRELIVADGDLQALVVPLLEARRMLGEQAHVLTRLIGRLVRSDAICRRFMTVPGVGPLTALAFKTTIDNPSRFRKSRHVGVHLGLTPGKYASGEVDYNGRITRCGDAFAREHLFEAAHSLMVNTRRWCSLKAWGIRIAKRSSMKNALVAVARKISVILHRMWCDGSDFRWERSEATAAA; encoded by the coding sequence ATGAATTACTTCGCTGGACTCGACGTCTCTCTCAAGCGCACCGCGATCTGCATCGTTGATCAAGATGGAAATATCGTCCGGGAAGGAGTGACGGACACTGAGCCCGAGGCGCTAATTTCCTGGCTGAAAAATACCCGCTTCGCTTTGCGGCGCGTTGGGCTGGAGGCCGGTCAATGTTCCTCGTGGCTGTCCAAGGGGCTTTCGGAAGGTGGATTACCGGTCATTTGTGTTGAGACCCGACACGCAAAGAGCGTGATGCAGGCTCAAACTGTCAAGACGGACCGCAACGATGCTCGCGCGCTCGCGCAAATGATGCGAACAGGATGGTTTAAGGCGGTTCACATCAAATCAGAAGACAGCCAAAAGCTACGAGCATTGATGGGCAGTCGTCGGTGCCTGCTCGACAAGCAACGCGACCTCAACAATCATATTCGGGCAGCACTTCGAACCTTTGGATTCAAAGTGGGCCTTATCGGCCAAAGCCGCTTTGAAGAACGTGTACGCGAGCTGATCGTAGCTGATGGAGATTTACAGGCCCTCGTCGTTCCATTGCTAGAGGCCCGGCGCATGCTCGGCGAACAGGCGCACGTGTTGACGCGCTTGATTGGGCGCCTGGTTCGGAGCGATGCTATTTGCCGCCGGTTCATGACGGTTCCTGGCGTTGGCCCCCTGACAGCTTTGGCATTCAAGACGACCATCGACAATCCAAGCCGCTTCCGAAAATCACGGCATGTTGGCGTCCATCTTGGACTGACCCCGGGCAAATACGCATCCGGAGAGGTCGATTACAACGGGCGCATCACCCGGTGCGGCGATGCCTTTGCTCGAGAGCATCTCTTTGAAGCAGCGCACTCATTGATGGTCAACACCAGACGTTGGTGCTCGCTAAAGGCATGGGGCATCCGCATTGCCAAGCGCAGCTCCATGAAAAATGCACTGGTTGCGGTGGCTCGCAAGATATCCGTCATCCTGCACCGCATGTGGTGCGACGGCAGCGACTTCCGGTGGGAGAGATCGGAGGCCACAGCGGCGGCCTGA
- a CDS encoding ArdC family protein encodes MSNPTACARVGQDRANLYNEITDKIIAELEAGRVPWVQPWGTAAAKAPLAMPKNASTDRQYSGVNILILWGAVIERGFAGQSWLTFRQALSLGGHVRKGERGTTVVYADRFVPNDEKRRAAETGKDAQSIPFLKRFTVFNVDQCADLPDEIATAAPPPPAGLIEPTVDAVIKASGIPFRIGGDRAFYATAEDYVQVPPSQAYFEPINWHRTALHELGHATGHPSRLNRDQSGSYGTKKYAFEELVAELSSAFSCASLGIVPTVRHADYIGSWLEVLREDNRAIVRAASQASKAADYLLGFVPGSIEPASLDSVVADHEAA; translated from the coding sequence ATGTCGAATCCCACTGCTTGCGCGCGCGTCGGCCAGGACCGGGCGAACCTCTACAACGAAATCACCGACAAGATCATCGCCGAGCTTGAGGCCGGACGCGTCCCCTGGGTCCAGCCCTGGGGTACGGCCGCGGCGAAAGCGCCGCTGGCCATGCCGAAAAACGCCTCGACCGACCGGCAATACAGTGGCGTTAACATCCTCATCCTCTGGGGAGCCGTGATCGAACGCGGATTTGCCGGTCAAAGTTGGCTCACGTTTCGTCAGGCGCTCTCGCTTGGCGGCCACGTTCGCAAGGGAGAGCGCGGTACTACTGTTGTTTACGCAGATCGTTTCGTGCCGAATGACGAAAAGCGCCGCGCCGCCGAGACCGGTAAAGACGCGCAGTCAATTCCATTCCTCAAACGATTTACCGTGTTCAACGTCGATCAGTGCGCAGATCTGCCTGACGAGATTGCTACCGCTGCGCCGCCACCGCCGGCTGGCCTGATTGAACCCACGGTTGACGCCGTCATCAAGGCCAGCGGAATTCCATTTCGCATTGGTGGAGATCGCGCATTCTATGCAACGGCAGAAGACTATGTTCAGGTCCCGCCGTCGCAGGCCTATTTCGAACCGATCAACTGGCATCGCACAGCGCTGCATGAACTCGGTCATGCGACCGGGCATCCCTCGCGGCTCAATCGCGACCAGAGCGGATCCTACGGTACGAAGAAATATGCCTTCGAAGAACTGGTCGCCGAGTTGAGTTCCGCGTTCAGCTGCGCGTCGCTCGGGATCGTCCCGACTGTGCGCCATGCCGACTATATCGGGTCATGGCTGGAAGTCCTGCGCGAAGACAATCGGGCCATCGTGCGGGCCGCCTCCCAGGCGAGCAAGGCCGCGGACTATTTGCTCGGTTTCGTTCCCGGGTCCATTGAGCCGGCGTCGCTGGATTCGGTTGTCGCCGATCACGAGGCGGCGTGA
- a CDS encoding ParB/RepB/Spo0J family partition protein, which produces MTKAVQKITLSPSRDIPFNKLVLSQSNVRRVKAGVSIEQLAESIAQRTLLQSLSVRAVVDADGNETGMFEVPAGGRRYRALELLVKQKRMLKTQAVPCVVREGGIAADDSVAENDERVGLHPLDQFRAFQTLRDLGMSEEDIAARHFVNPAIVKQRLRLASVSPKLHEVYAEDGMTLEQLMAFSVMANHARQEQIWENVSRSGRDEPYQIRRLLTENTVRGSDRRAQFVGLDAYQNAGGGVLRDLFEHDDGGWLQDVVLLDRLVAEKLKAEAETIAAEGWKWTSVAVEFPYGHTQGLREIEGRPVDLSPEEQATIDALNAEQAKLEADYQGADELPDEVDQRLGAIESALAAFEDRPMLYDQSEIARAGVFISIDSEGRLSVDRGYVRPEDEVPAADPDAEQGADASSTEGQGGGSSVQRSVIAVAGSAPDAEEDDEDAARPLPDRLIIELTAHRTLALRDALAENPAIAFQAVLHNFVLTAFYRFASSGSCLEIGLRTPNFSAQAPGLRESVSAKAVEARHEAWKARLPKSENDLWDALTALDGGAQASLFAHCASFAVNAVYEPANRYNQGRVSAHGVRTRLDQAEVLARAVGLDMVQAGWRPTVDNYLGRVTKPRILEAVREAKGEPSAQLIDHLKKADMAKEAERLLDGSGWLPEPLRLVDPDAAPVGQEGEAGPLPEFLADDEDQENASDDDPQQLDAAE; this is translated from the coding sequence ATGACGAAAGCCGTACAAAAGATCACGCTGTCGCCTTCCCGGGACATCCCTTTCAACAAGCTCGTGCTCAGCCAGTCGAACGTGCGCCGCGTCAAGGCCGGGGTCTCGATCGAGCAGCTAGCCGAGAGCATCGCGCAGCGTACGCTTCTGCAAAGTCTGAGTGTCCGGGCCGTCGTCGATGCAGATGGCAACGAGACCGGCATGTTCGAGGTGCCAGCGGGCGGCCGGCGCTATCGCGCTCTCGAACTCCTGGTGAAACAGAAGCGGATGTTGAAGACGCAGGCGGTGCCGTGCGTCGTCCGCGAAGGGGGCATTGCCGCGGACGATTCCGTGGCGGAGAACGATGAGCGGGTCGGCCTGCACCCGCTCGATCAGTTTCGGGCCTTCCAGACACTCCGCGATCTCGGCATGTCCGAGGAAGACATCGCCGCCCGGCACTTCGTGAACCCAGCGATCGTGAAGCAGCGGCTGCGGCTGGCGTCGGTGTCGCCGAAGCTGCATGAGGTCTATGCCGAAGACGGCATGACGCTCGAGCAGCTCATGGCGTTCTCGGTCATGGCCAATCACGCCCGCCAGGAGCAAATCTGGGAGAATGTCAGCCGTTCCGGCCGTGACGAGCCTTACCAGATCCGGCGCTTGCTCACTGAGAACACCGTACGCGGGTCTGATCGCCGCGCTCAATTTGTGGGCCTTGATGCATATCAGAACGCGGGTGGCGGCGTTCTGCGGGATCTGTTCGAGCACGACGACGGCGGCTGGCTTCAGGACGTTGTGCTGCTCGACCGCCTCGTAGCCGAAAAGCTCAAGGCCGAGGCTGAGACGATTGCCGCCGAAGGTTGGAAGTGGACATCGGTCGCCGTAGAGTTCCCCTACGGTCACACCCAAGGCCTACGGGAGATCGAAGGCAGACCTGTCGATCTCTCACCTGAGGAGCAGGCCACCATCGACGCCCTGAATGCCGAGCAGGCCAAGCTTGAAGCAGATTATCAGGGTGCCGACGAATTGCCCGACGAGGTCGATCAGCGTCTCGGCGCAATCGAGTCGGCACTGGCGGCATTCGAAGACCGGCCGATGCTTTATGATCAGTCGGAGATCGCCCGAGCGGGCGTCTTCATCAGCATCGATTCCGAAGGGCGCCTCTCCGTTGACCGGGGTTACGTCCGGCCAGAGGACGAGGTGCCGGCAGCCGATCCTGATGCCGAGCAGGGCGCCGATGCGTCGTCGACCGAAGGTCAAGGAGGGGGCTCTTCCGTCCAGCGCTCGGTCATAGCGGTCGCAGGTAGTGCTCCTGATGCCGAAGAAGATGATGAGGACGCGGCCCGGCCTCTGCCGGATCGGCTGATTATCGAGCTGACGGCGCATCGCACGCTGGCATTGCGGGATGCGCTGGCAGAAAATCCAGCGATCGCGTTCCAGGCGGTCCTGCACAACTTCGTGCTGACGGCCTTTTACCGGTTCGCATCGTCTGGGAGCTGTCTTGAGATCGGCCTTCGCACGCCGAACTTTTCCGCTCAAGCTCCTGGGTTGAGAGAAAGCGTGTCTGCGAAGGCGGTCGAGGCGCGGCATGAGGCCTGGAAGGCACGGTTGCCGAAGAGCGAAAACGATCTCTGGGATGCGCTCACGGCTCTTGATGGTGGTGCACAGGCATCGCTGTTCGCCCATTGTGCATCATTTGCGGTCAACGCCGTCTATGAGCCGGCGAATCGCTACAATCAGGGGCGCGTCTCCGCCCATGGCGTTCGCACGCGTCTCGACCAGGCTGAGGTGCTGGCCCGCGCGGTCGGGCTCGACATGGTGCAGGCCGGCTGGCGACCGACCGTCGACAACTATCTCGGCCGGGTCACCAAGCCGCGTATTCTGGAAGCGGTGCGGGAAGCGAAGGGCGAGCCGTCGGCGCAACTGATCGACCATCTGAAGAAGGCCGACATGGCAAAGGAGGCCGAGCGCCTTCTGGATGGCTCGGGCTGGTTGCCGGAGCCGCTGCGTCTCGTCGATCCCGATGCGGCGCCAGTGGGACAGGAGGGCGAAGCGGGCCCGCTTCCCGAATTCCTCGCCGATGATGAGGATCAAGAGAACGCCAGCGACGACGATCCGCAACAGCTCGACGCGGCCGAGTGA
- a CDS encoding strawberry notch-like NTP hydrolase domain-containing protein has protein sequence MRAAANLTSAAVRAARQLLTELERGRRIDAAVLRSALEAAFGASDTAGVWNWKTAYDVCEAATVLFLRKFGPAMRAKAGSTVAMLPMLVKVASCLPTYTRRSEDSQALQQFSTPLPLGLAACTAAGITPADRVLEPSAGTGLLAVFAELAGGALVLNELAEARAELLDHLFAGVKVTRFDAAQINDHLDASVAPSVVLMNPPFSALANVDRRMADAALRHVASALARLCDGGRLVAIAGASFAPDNPAWRDAFVRLQERGRVVFSAAIDGSLYAKHGTRTDTRLLVIDKLPAADPKAFPASPGMAGDVATLLGWVNQHVPERLPVAAPSEIATIGRPATSRLVGAVASISSSSSITAASEGVELAYETVEWSPPESAQLTDALYEEYGLSIRIPGSCAHPTKLVQSAAMASVAPPKPSYRPHLPVNVMADGVLSDAQLESIIYAGEAHSEFLAGSWTVDATFDVLATALDDAENAVRFRRGWFLGDGTGAGKGRQVAAILLDNWLKGRRRAIWISKSDKLIEDAQRDWSALGMERLLVTPLSRFRQGTPIRLAEGLLFTTYATLRTDERGEKLSRVRQIVEWLGSDFDGVIIFDESHAMQNAVGGKGERGDQAASQQGRAGLRLQHALPNARVVYVSATGATTVHNLAYAQRLGLWGGADFPFATRAEFVEAIEEGGVAAMEVLARDLKALGLYAARSLSYEGVEYDLVEHQLTPEQVRIYDAYAGAFSIIHNNLDAAMRAANITGATGTLNGQAKSAARSAFESAKQRFFAHLLTSMKTPSLIRSIEQDLEGGHAAVIQIVSTGEALMERRLAEIPTEEWRDIQVDITPREYVLDYLAHSFPVQLYEPFTDSEGNLCSRPVYRDGQPVESREAVARRDRLIDKLASLPPVPGALDQVVQRFGTDMVAEVTGRSRRIVRKRDRLVVENRAGSANLAETSAFMDDVKRILVFSDAGGTGRSYHAELSARNRRLRVHYLLEPGWKADAAIQGLGRTNRTNQAQPPLFRPIATDVKAEKRFLSTIARRLDTLGAITRGQRQTGGQGLFRPEDNLESQYGRDALRQLYTLLARGKVDGCSLGSFEDATGLKLMDANGLRDDLPPITTFLNRLLALTIGLQNVLFTAFEQLLTARIEGAVASGTYDVGLETLRAESFVVTDRRTIYDHPGTGAETRLLTVAKRQRNHPVSLDDALARLSDRQAVLLVNGRSGRAAVQVPATSVMLDDGEIERRVRLIRPMDQHTVPLTTMAESHWDEADCERFASTWLAELAEVPEFTESTIHVVAGLLLPIWKRLSSESTRVYRLQTDASERIIGRKVSAAWVASVLATDAPALAPGAAFAALMEGRTVLDLAEGLQLRRVRVMG, from the coding sequence ATGCGTGCCGCTGCAAATCTCACCTCAGCCGCCGTCAGGGCCGCGCGACAGCTTCTGACCGAGCTCGAACGCGGCCGGCGCATCGATGCCGCTGTTCTGCGTAGCGCCCTGGAAGCCGCCTTTGGCGCTTCGGACACAGCCGGCGTTTGGAACTGGAAAACCGCCTATGACGTCTGCGAGGCGGCAACCGTTCTGTTCCTTCGCAAGTTCGGCCCGGCCATGCGTGCCAAGGCCGGCTCGACCGTCGCCATGCTGCCGATGCTTGTGAAGGTCGCGAGCTGTTTGCCGACCTATACGCGGCGTTCCGAGGACAGTCAGGCGCTTCAGCAATTCTCGACACCGCTCCCGCTCGGGCTGGCGGCATGCACCGCAGCCGGCATTACGCCGGCCGATCGCGTCCTGGAGCCCTCCGCGGGGACCGGTTTGCTCGCCGTGTTTGCCGAGCTCGCCGGCGGCGCCTTGGTGTTGAACGAGTTGGCCGAGGCCCGTGCGGAGCTGCTCGATCATCTATTTGCGGGCGTTAAGGTCACGCGGTTCGATGCTGCTCAGATCAATGACCACCTCGATGCGAGCGTCGCACCGAGCGTTGTTTTGATGAACCCGCCGTTCTCCGCGCTGGCAAATGTCGATCGGCGGATGGCGGATGCGGCCCTCCGCCACGTCGCTTCGGCACTCGCGCGTCTTTGCGATGGTGGGCGCCTCGTCGCCATAGCTGGCGCAAGCTTCGCGCCGGATAACCCGGCATGGCGAGATGCCTTTGTGCGGCTCCAGGAACGCGGGCGGGTGGTGTTTTCTGCGGCTATCGACGGCAGCCTTTACGCCAAGCATGGCACTCGGACGGATACGAGGCTGCTTGTGATCGACAAGCTGCCCGCCGCAGATCCGAAAGCTTTTCCTGCCTCGCCAGGAATGGCGGGCGATGTCGCGACCTTGCTTGGCTGGGTGAACCAGCATGTGCCTGAAAGGCTGCCCGTCGCCGCACCATCGGAGATCGCTACTATCGGGCGGCCAGCGACGTCACGATTGGTCGGCGCTGTTGCATCAATTTCTTCGTCCTCTTCGATAACCGCAGCATCAGAAGGTGTCGAACTTGCGTACGAGACGGTCGAATGGTCGCCGCCGGAAAGCGCCCAGCTGACCGATGCACTTTACGAGGAGTATGGATTGTCGATCCGTATTCCGGGATCGTGCGCACACCCGACCAAACTCGTGCAATCCGCGGCGATGGCTTCCGTTGCGCCACCGAAGCCATCCTATCGTCCGCATCTGCCGGTCAATGTTATGGCAGACGGAGTTCTATCGGATGCCCAGCTCGAGAGCATCATCTATGCCGGCGAGGCACATTCCGAGTTTCTCGCGGGCTCCTGGACGGTCGACGCGACCTTTGATGTTTTGGCCACCGCGCTCGACGACGCGGAAAATGCCGTCCGCTTTCGCCGCGGCTGGTTCTTGGGCGATGGCACCGGGGCGGGCAAGGGGCGGCAGGTCGCGGCGATCCTGCTCGACAACTGGCTCAAGGGCCGCCGCCGTGCGATCTGGATCAGCAAGTCCGACAAGCTGATCGAGGACGCGCAGCGCGATTGGTCCGCGCTCGGCATGGAGCGCCTGCTGGTTACGCCTCTTTCTCGCTTTCGCCAGGGCACCCCGATCCGGCTTGCGGAAGGCCTCCTATTTACCACCTACGCCACGCTACGGACCGACGAGCGTGGCGAAAAGCTTTCGCGCGTCAGGCAGATCGTCGAATGGTTGGGCTCGGACTTCGACGGAGTGATCATCTTCGACGAGAGCCACGCCATGCAGAATGCGGTCGGGGGCAAGGGCGAGCGCGGCGATCAGGCGGCCTCTCAGCAGGGGCGCGCGGGCTTGAGGCTTCAGCACGCCTTGCCGAATGCACGCGTGGTTTATGTGTCGGCGACGGGGGCCACCACGGTTCATAACCTCGCTTATGCCCAACGCCTCGGCCTTTGGGGCGGCGCCGACTTTCCGTTCGCCACCCGGGCCGAGTTCGTCGAAGCAATCGAGGAGGGCGGCGTCGCGGCCATGGAGGTGCTGGCGCGCGACCTCAAGGCGCTCGGACTCTACGCGGCCCGCTCGCTGTCTTACGAGGGCGTCGAGTACGACTTGGTGGAGCACCAGCTTACGCCGGAGCAGGTTCGCATTTACGACGCCTATGCCGGTGCGTTCAGCATCATCCATAACAACCTCGATGCGGCGATGCGAGCCGCCAACATCACAGGCGCAACGGGAACGCTGAACGGGCAGGCCAAATCTGCGGCCCGCTCAGCCTTCGAGAGCGCGAAGCAGCGCTTCTTCGCTCACCTCCTCACCTCGATGAAGACGCCGTCTCTCATCCGATCGATCGAGCAGGATCTTGAGGGTGGACACGCAGCGGTCATCCAGATCGTGTCGACGGGCGAAGCGCTGATGGAGCGCCGGCTCGCTGAGATCCCGACCGAAGAATGGCGCGACATCCAGGTCGACATCACGCCGCGCGAGTATGTCCTCGACTACCTCGCTCATTCCTTCCCAGTCCAGCTCTACGAACCCTTCACCGACTCGGAAGGTAACCTCTGCTCCCGGCCTGTCTATCGCGACGGCCAGCCGGTCGAGAGCCGGGAAGCCGTCGCACGACGCGACCGCCTCATCGACAAGCTTGCCTCGCTACCGCCGGTACCCGGCGCGCTGGATCAAGTCGTCCAGCGCTTCGGCACCGACATGGTCGCCGAGGTCACCGGCCGCTCGCGCCGCATTGTGCGCAAGCGCGACCGCCTGGTGGTCGAAAACCGAGCCGGATCGGCCAACCTCGCGGAGACGTCGGCCTTCATGGATGACGTCAAGCGGATCCTTGTGTTCTCCGACGCGGGCGGCACAGGGAGGAGCTACCATGCCGAACTTTCGGCTCGGAATCGCCGCCTGCGAGTCCATTACCTGCTCGAGCCCGGCTGGAAGGCCGACGCCGCGATCCAGGGGCTCGGCCGGACCAACCGGACCAACCAGGCGCAGCCGCCCCTGTTTCGTCCGATTGCGACCGACGTGAAGGCCGAAAAGCGCTTTCTCAGCACCATTGCCCGCCGGCTCGACACGCTGGGGGCCATCACGCGCGGCCAACGCCAGACCGGAGGGCAGGGCCTGTTCCGGCCCGAGGACAACCTCGAAAGCCAGTACGGCCGCGACGCGTTGCGTCAGCTCTACACGCTGCTCGCGCGAGGCAAGGTCGACGGCTGCTCGCTTGGGAGCTTCGAGGATGCGACAGGTCTGAAGCTCATGGATGCCAATGGGCTCAGGGATGACCTGCCGCCGATCACGACCTTTCTGAACAGGTTATTGGCGCTCACCATCGGCCTACAGAATGTGCTGTTCACCGCCTTCGAGCAGCTCTTGACCGCTCGGATCGAAGGCGCGGTTGCATCCGGCACCTACGACGTGGGGTTGGAAACCCTCCGTGCCGAGAGCTTCGTCGTCACCGACCGGCGGACGATCTATGACCATCCGGGGACCGGCGCTGAGACCCGGCTGCTCACGGTCGCCAAGCGCCAGCGCAATCATCCAGTGAGTCTGGATGACGCTCTTGCACGTCTTTCCGATCGTCAGGCCGTTCTGCTCGTCAATGGGCGCTCGGGAAGAGCCGCCGTGCAGGTCCCTGCGACGAGCGTCATGCTCGATGACGGCGAGATCGAGCGGCGCGTCCGTCTGATCCGGCCGATGGATCAGCACACGGTCCCCTTGACCACCATGGCCGAAAGTCATTGGGACGAAGCAGATTGTGAACGCTTTGCCTCGACCTGGCTGGCGGAGCTTGCCGAGGTCCCCGAGTTCACGGAAAGCACGATCCACGTCGTGGCGGGCTTGCTGTTACCCATCTGGAAGCGGCTGTCGAGCGAATCGACCCGCGTCTATCGGCTCCAGACCGATGCGAGCGAACGCATCATCGGACGCAAGGTTTCGGCCGCGTGGGTCGCAAGCGTCCTTGCGACGGACGCGCCTGCGCTGGCACCGGGCGCTGCCTTTGCCGCGCTGATGGAGGGACGGACTGTCCTCGATCTTGCGGAGGGGCTCCAGCTTCGCCGCGTCCGGGTGATGGGCTGA
- a CDS encoding toprim domain-containing protein, translated as MSRDPSELARRLAREAEAVCRHYLSNGRRAGRYWLVGDVHNTPGRSLFVRLQESPKGPAGKWTDAATGEHGDLLDIIRERLALRDFREVAEEARRFLKLPRSELQFAPKPIRSVLPAGSQEAARRLFAISSPIEGTLAGAYLQRRGIIRINHGGSLRFHPRCYYRPDQHSSTETWPAMIASVADPEGRITGVHRTWLDPDGFDRLRLGKAPIETPRRAMGDLLGNAVRFGVVDDVLAAGEGIETMLSLRYALPTLPMAAALSANHLAAMLLPPGLRRLYIARDDDAAGDAVQAILTQRAEAIGIEAIPLSPRLGDFNEDLHIFGLEALRSALLLQLVPEDVVRFLHSWMATAE; from the coding sequence ATGTCCCGCGATCCTTCCGAATTGGCACGCCGCCTCGCGCGCGAGGCCGAGGCGGTGTGCAGACACTATCTCTCCAATGGCAGGCGAGCGGGGCGGTACTGGCTGGTGGGCGACGTCCACAACACGCCGGGCCGCTCGTTGTTTGTACGGCTTCAGGAATCGCCGAAGGGGCCCGCTGGGAAATGGACCGACGCCGCGACCGGAGAACATGGTGATCTCCTCGATATCATCCGCGAAAGGCTGGCCTTGCGAGACTTTCGCGAGGTCGCCGAGGAGGCGAGGCGGTTTCTAAAGCTGCCTCGTTCAGAACTGCAATTCGCTCCGAAACCTATTCGTTCAGTCTTGCCGGCCGGATCGCAGGAAGCCGCTCGTCGGCTCTTTGCGATATCCAGCCCAATTGAAGGGACATTAGCCGGGGCGTACTTGCAGCGTCGCGGAATTATTCGCATCAACCATGGTGGCAGCTTGCGCTTCCATCCTCGTTGCTACTATCGACCAGACCAGCATTCGTCGACCGAAACCTGGCCGGCGATGATAGCCTCTGTTGCGGACCCCGAGGGACGCATCACCGGCGTGCACCGCACCTGGCTCGATCCAGACGGCTTTGATCGCCTGCGGCTCGGCAAGGCTCCGATTGAGACGCCACGACGAGCCATGGGCGACCTGCTCGGCAATGCTGTTCGTTTCGGCGTAGTCGATGACGTGCTCGCGGCCGGCGAGGGCATCGAGACCATGCTGTCGCTGCGTTACGCACTTCCGACCCTGCCCATGGCCGCTGCGCTCTCGGCCAATCACCTCGCAGCCATGTTGCTGCCACCTGGTCTGCGTCGGCTCTATATTGCTCGCGATGACGATGCTGCTGGAGATGCCGTACAGGCTATTCTCACTCAGCGTGCGGAAGCCATCGGCATTGAAGCGATACCGCTGTCGCCCCGGCTCGGTGACTTCAACGAAGATCTGCACATCTTCGGCCTCGAGGCCCTCCGATCAGCGTTGCTACTGCAACTCGTACCGGAGGACGTCGTCCGTTTCCTGCATTCGTGGATGGCAACCGCAGAATAG